Part of the Sorghum bicolor cultivar BTx623 chromosome 1, Sorghum_bicolor_NCBIv3, whole genome shotgun sequence genome, GTTTCGCTATTCACCATGTGTGCGAACTAGTTCTTTCAACTTCAGGGGGGCATTCGAACTACGTTTTTTTAGGATTTGGGATGTCATCATTATTCATGAGATCTACAATCGATCTAAAGAAGAATCGCATTTTCTATACTTGGTTTGTAGTCCAGAAATTTGCCCAGTTTCACTATTCACCATGTGTGCTAACTAGTCTGCACGAAATGTTCTAGCACTATTCTTGCCTAACGCAAAGTTAGTTGTTGTCAAATTGGTCCACCGTGACTCTATATTTCCATGCCATAGTGGTTGGAAAACAAAGGATGTTAATCCATAGACATGGGCATCTCTGTTGCTTAATTATGAGGAAGTCTAAGTTTAAGCATAATTATGAGTTTATCCTCGTGTAGTTCAGTTTCCCATTATACAGCTGGCATCTATGCCACAGATATCAACTGAACATAGGTTGCTCCTTGCGTTTGCAGTGCTAATTCATGTTGCATGAGAGAAGTATAAAGCCTTAAAATGTTCCATTACACAGAGAGTATTGTGCATCATTTCAatgtttccatctctagaaatgTTGACATTTCTCTCGATATAGGGTGACTGTACGGGGGCgtcctgaagaagaagctgtccTTTGCACACCTTCTGCAACATATTCCATGAAGTTTGTTGGCACATCAAATTCTATGTTTCTGATACCACCAGGGGAGCCGTCTGCTAAATGCTTAAGACCTGACAGCACCAATGGCGATGCTAATGTCGTGGCTGCTACCATCAAATTAGCACCAGGGAGCATTGAATTGGTCAGAACTGCTCCACGGCTAGATAAACTGAGGAGCCTTCTCCGTGAGAGGCCCTACATACTTGATGAGGATCTTGGGAATGACTTCGAACATATGAAGGGGCTATACACTTGGCAAAACCTCTGCAAACTTATCCAGGCCAGTGATGGCGAGCTGTTAGATGGGTTGAATACCCTCTCGGCTGTTGAGATTGATGGATTCTGGAGGACAGTTGATGCCAATTCTGTGAACACGATTCTTGACATGATCCTGCACAACTCTGTGTTGCACGATTGGCCGTTAAATGCAATGCCGGAAAATGATGTGCTCTCTGTCATGGAATCTGATGGTTTTACCCATAAGATTGTAACCCACTGCCTCAACAGATTTGGCACAAAGGTAGAGCAGGAAGCTAGGAGTTTTTGGAGCCTTGATGAGAAGCGTGTATGCTTACAGTTTGCTCAGAGAGCACTTGGTGCAGGAAAGATGAAGCTTGCTAACTTTATGGACAAATGGGAGAGAAGCATTCCTTCAGGAATGCATGCTGATCTTCAGATGCTGGAAGGGGAAGTGTTGTGTGAAAAGCTTGGAGCTGAGACCTGGGTGCATGCTTTTAGTGTTGCTGATTTGCCACTGGCACCTGCTGACAGGTTTGCGGCACTTTTCCGTGAGCGCCCTAAGTGGGAATGGAAAGATCTGCAGCCCTATATCAGGTGTGATTtgcattattatttttttggttgagttctttttttctttttccttttgtgtgtgtgtgtgtgtgaattTGGCATGTGACTATATCTCTCCCCTATGTCCAGGGATTTGCGCTTACCAGGTGTCTCATCAGAAGGATTGCTTATAAAGTATACCAGAAGAACCCAACCAAGCGCTGAAGCTGAACCTATTTTTACTGCAAGATAATAGATCTAGCCATCTGCAGCCATGCTTTGAttcaaacaaggccttgttggtGCTACTTAATTTGAAATATCACACTGGCAGTGTAGTGCAAGGCATTCTGGCTATTGGCAACGGAACCCAAATTATCGTTGCATACAGATCCGATGATCCTAGTTGTAGACCTTTAGTACAAGTGATTTTCCTCACCTGAACTAGATACTATCGGTGATGGAATATCTGAAGAACCTGTCATCTGCAAAACTTTGCGCCTTTGCTGTAACCTTTGATGAACATATAGCTATCCAAAAGCTGAAACACATGCGAGTACAATTGTGGATGCTTGAAATTGAAACGACTTTCAGATATCTTTTTTTCACCCTCTTAATATTAAAGTACAGGAGATTCAGGATGTGTATTGTATTTTTGGTAAGAGGCAAATAAGGGGGAACCGAAAATTACTTATATGCCATCAAAAACTATACCTGTCCCTTATATTGCATCAAAATTTACATCCTTCCCTTCACTGCTGACTGATGTCAATTTGCCATTACATTGCTATTAAGTGAAAGGGGGAAAGCAAGTAACATACTAACATATggaagcttttttttttctagaacttCAATCCTTCCATGTCATTGCCCTCAAGAACAATTATGGATATTGGTGTTTCCTCATTTTTTATTTGCACAACATTCAATAACAGTAACAATATAAAATTGacagtgttgatgcaaaactgatctgcaaacacaaagggctaatacccgattcgaacgttaaggcgtgccagccgatttgaccttgctatcggcaaaggtgataacttgaatactttagtcctgacaacagcgatgcgcccggatgtcacggctaagaggtactcacgcggaacttgagaacacgccgagcttaagtcgacgaattcctaagaactcgtaatgaaaagaaaaagtatgacgaagtcgtcgagaagtagatactggaatatgagtaaaaacgtgtgtttgattgatttcttgatagctagattacaaggtcctagggtttatatttataccctgctcaaagagctacgaccagatacgattagaattcgaattccaaattacacggaatccatatacaaaacgatgcaaataactaaggaaacaaTAAAACTACCCTTCGTaacaaactgaaactcctccacatgacaactggcagcttccggactcctccttcgcgtcatcggcaatcccctcgccatggtcatcggcagacccttttacctggtcatcggcaccatactactgcctgtggacttagtcacactcaacttctccctcatcggcaaccatccccatcggcaacccgcatcgtactgccaccttatcctgtcatcctagacacgtgtccaaaaacggcgtcaacacatgccccccagtttcggagtataaaactattaatgctccgaaattccctgcagtaatgatgccttctccgcaattaatgctcttaatctggtaaccgacaacctcaatctggacaactctgatcctaatcctccgcagattcctcgaaatccccaacttcctaaacgggcatctttcttattcgtatatcggcaacaataccgttacaaatatctgccgatgctctgcccaggagattcgcaaaaacggttacctcccctctatctgcccatcggcaggatgaccgttatagaatatcgccgatggaccgaccaggagatcgcgtacagtaaaatatctttagataatgaccgcttcctgtcaaatcacctgcacaatccctggattaccgtgcgaacagttaccatatccacttgagtaccctcggatttctcggatgtggcaaagaaataagtcagatttgccctttcccattttgtcctataaataattccttcttgggtactcctcccccattataCCATTCTGCTACCCAACTtcgcttttccagcggcggcgccattcacaaccctcaagatctccgacaagcattcctcttcatcaactccggcgccctccagcgtcctcttcacgacaagatggccgttggcttcgtcgtccctgaggtcagatttccatctcatctgctgtacccttttcttgcattcctgttcatctgcgattcatcttaccgaatatttcccttttcctttttctttgtatctttattccccaaaacactaggagttatccaacaaaattgtcattcctaccgatcaaccacatcttcaatgcctcggccctctaggggatccagatccaaccgaccttatcaatgcagaaaccaacaggattccctttagagctgaaaactttgctttagatctatggaaggacacctttcgct contains:
- the LOC8080165 gene encoding sister chromatid cohesion protein DCC1, encoding MDAEMEDAGAQAKIEWDGGGGGADAVLGLAGGGPPVSLCYHQAFGSHDDIVLLEAADDLLPDLLQGRVTVRGRPEEEAVLCTPSATYSMKFVGTSNSMFLIPPGEPSAKCLRPDSTNGDANVVAATIKLAPGSIELVRTAPRLDKLRSLLRERPYILDEDLGNDFEHMKGLYTWQNLCKLIQASDGELLDGLNTLSAVEIDGFWRTVDANSVNTILDMILHNSVLHDWPLNAMPENDVLSVMESDGFTHKIVTHCLNRFGTKVEQEARSFWSLDEKRVCLQFAQRALGAGKMKLANFMDKWERSIPSGMHADLQMLEGEVLCEKLGAETWVHAFSVADLPLAPADRFAALFRERPKWEWKDLQPYIRDLRLPGVSSEGLLIKYTRRTQPSAEAEPIFTAR